One Magnolia sinica isolate HGM2019 chromosome 2, MsV1, whole genome shotgun sequence genomic window, acatagaaaaattttcaaaaattcaaaaactcttcttttaaaattttgtcaCTTAAGTAATTTTGGTAACTTTTTCATTTTCAttgaatcaaattttgaattgggagagaaatctcaacttaaaatatgaaaacgACCCAAAACTTAAAAGGTACAAAGTCAATGgtaacttcatttttttcaaatgttATTATAGATTGCAATGTAAATCCATGTCAATGAGATTTTGTGCcaaaaaaaattcacattttAGTGAAAATTGAAGGAAATTGGTGAAATCCTAattttttcatttatatattaaaaattttgtttTTCTCTGTTAATTGatgttacaatatatatatatatatatatatagtgttggcCATTCTATTGATTGGCGATGAGTTTTATGTATTTATTGTTTGCTGATTTTTTTAACAACACATAATTCGGCCCTTAAAAAATCGAAACTGGCTATGCATTGTTATTTTTTGCAATGCTGTGATTCCATGTATAAActtgtgtcttttaacatcttttAAAATTTCACCAAAATATTTTACCTTTTTCCAACAATTTTATAATGTTTCCATCATAtaagcattattattattattattattattaattttttttttttttttttttttgagtttcaaTGATATTACAGGCAATACCGGGACATGTTTCCAAACGGCGCCCCTCATCGAAACATGTAACAATATTAATACTCTGAAAAGTAGAACATGTTACAACAGGCTATACTGATATATCAGTAAGAACcttgtttccaaaaatgaaatggatttgGCCTTATTTACTATATCCATcaattttccaagccatggattggatggttaggattcactggaaaatgtcatccatggggaccataagcaatccatgatggccaCTAACAAATATAGGAATCAAAATTGTTAGTTATATCTAATTTTTCACAAaatcatctcaaccgttcatcttTAAGGCTATTGATCGTACCATTACGAgcattccatccattttatttatttatttatttttaccaaTTTGTAcaaatgaacagcccagatcgaTCAATTGCAGTGTCCAAGAGTCCTAATGCAGCTACGAGCACAAGAACTAGTAGTCCTCTAGAGCACTCCATCATTTCTCTATCTAAAACATGCGGTCCACAAACTCCCGCCTGAATCTGCAACTTCTACACGTCTGATGGTTGGAAAAACGGCTTTTCCGTTTTAGCAATCTCCCACCCAAAATCCCAAACCATGTCAGTTGCACCTCGCCTCTACTCTCCCTTCCTCCACCCCTTTCCTTATTCCCATccaaaactctctcttcctctctcctcttcttctcatAATCACACCATCAGAAGAAATCAACGGCCACCCACTTCTTATCCAAGCATTAGGGCCGTGGATCTTGACCAAAACACAGTAATCTCGACCGACCATCCATTCTCATGATGGTCtcatcttattttcttttctttctcatcttctTCAATTTAATTTCCCTGTTTTTTTTGCAGCTGGTAGCGGTATCGGTGGGCGTCGTGAGTGTTGCCATTGGTATCGGCATTCCAATCTTTTATGAATCTCAGATTGATAATGCGGTGAGTTCATATCAGTATCTCTTACTAAAATAGAGAAAATGGTGATTTGTCAAAGAGAGTGGCTGTCCCTATCTATTGCCATTGCGCTATCTATGAATGCATTTTCTGGAAATCATAGAGGCTAGTGTATCATCTTGCCTTTTGAATTTGGGCACTGGAAGTTTTTTTTATTGCTGACTGTCGATTCAATGGTCACAagttggatggttatgattgccccATCGATGCGGTTTTGGGGCTGTGCTTCatctatgatgggtcccacgatTTTAGGCCGTCGGGATTGGAGTGAATATATGTCATGAGTACTCTGGATGGATGCTAGCACCCTAGTGTAGTCCTGCTCCATGGATGTCATGGGGAGCTGATCCAATGCCTCTGGAGCCACAGGAGCTACTAGGCCAGCAGCTTGGATGAGATTGGAATCAATCATCCCTTGAGCTCCGCCATTCATTGACCACTAACAATACATTGCCTTGATATCACAATCTTAGTCATCCAGATTCCATACATTGAACTTATCGGTGAATATGAGCCGTCTTTTAGCTTCCATTTGTACACCACTGactaaatggttaggatcatctggtcagtatgattttttttggccCATCCACTATTGTACCTGTTGAATGTACGGTCCAGATGTTGTCGGAGATATGCCATAGTGGATCAGTGATGGAGTGCCCTTCAACCGTTCCCTTTTtggaaaggggaaatacaaacaATGAAGGGAATTTTCTTTGTGAATTATATCAGGGAGGTGGAGGGGTAGTTTGGCACTCTAATGTACAAGTGGTCGTATAGGAAAATCTAGACAGTTAATCTGGTGGGGCCCTaccatgtgtggcccattgtaaagAAAGCACACTGAGTATTACTAGCTATCAATTTTGTTGCCATATGGGAATTTCTATTATAAAATAGTTAGGATTCTTCAGTTGATCTGCTTTTGTACCGTGGGCCATCCACAATAGGCCCACAAAATGACCTCCCTAGATCACCATCGGTGTGACGTTGCGTACTTGTTGCGCCAACTGGCTATGACTATTTCAATATGTGGCCAACCTAGCCACCTGAATCCTACTTGTTGGCATGTGTGGATGAGTctcagaccattcatcaggtgggctccaccatctagCAGTGGCCTGAAAAGTATTCATTCCTGCCCTTATGTGGTTAGGCTGAatgtgaaatatttttaaaacgGTTATTTTCATGCACTTGTAGCACATATGATGATGCTTTATAAATAGTTTCGTAAGCAGAGATATCCAAATAGCCTTATTCAGGCTCTTGCTAAGTTGGATGAAGACATTGATGCGTGTTCTTGTCTATTTTCTGGCATATACAGGCAAAACGTGAAAATACTCAACCTTGTTTCCCCTGTAGTGGATCAGGTGCTCGTAAGTCCACAATTCTCtcttgttttcatttttaacttttTCGGTGCTCATCCATTGTAGAAACCTATAGCTAATGTTCATTGTGGCTGAATCTTATCATCATCTCATTTATCTGGTGATCGGGAGTGTCCCACTTGACACAACCCACCCCATGAATGGTCAAAGGGTGCAGTCTTTTTCAAATGGGAATTTGATAACAATCACCTAGGAGTACTTATTTTCTTTGGTTAGAGAAGTTTCTCATGCTCTTCCTGTTAAAGACTTTTGTTGGTTGAGGATATGCACAGATTAATTGCCTTTTagtttggggcccatggttcattgatcTACACCATTGATGTGGTCATGGACCATACCTTACCAATCTCCTACATTGAAGTTCcatctaatctctctctctctctctctctctctctctctctctctctccctccctcttgcAGTATTGATCATCCACAGTTCGGCCCACTAAATGAAATGACTGGATCACAGAATGGTGGCCCTTGCTTGTATAGAACACAGTCTTGAACTAGAACACCATTTCCTTGGGGATTATACCTTGAAGTAGAAGGTCCCATGGATATGAGGCATAAATTACACACCGAAGTGGAGTCCTTTGAGGATGCCCCGATGCAACTTTTTCTCAGGAATATTGGTGGAGAATTACACCATGCAAGTTATGAACAACACCCATGATGGTTTTGTAATGGTTTAAAAAACCTTAGGTCCCACTCCTGCTTTGAATTTTGCTTTGGACTCATGCTCATGCTTATGCTCCCTCTTCTTAGCTTTTAATACTTAATTGACATTTTGAAAGAAATGCTTGCATGATTTTGCACCCAAACCTGTTGCTGCTTCATTTCTGGCTCCATGCAACTGGTTTAGTGACAGTGACTCAATCTCCTACCTTCAGCGCACACAGATGTTTATGATATAGTCGAAATGATAACATCCTGGATGCAAACCCATCTTGGTTACTTAATTGAAGTGATCCACATGTAGTCATGGTGTGCAATGTTGCCGAAATTGTTGACATATTGTAAATTGCTCTAGGGTTCAGTTGAATCAAATTGTAAATCATAAAAtgtgattaaaaaataaaaagaaataagttTATAAACTAATCATTCATTTCAAATATACACCACACACATACTTATCTATTAAACATGAAATACTATGGAAGTATGAACACTTCATGCTGTCAATAAGTAGGTCTAGTTATGTGTTACTGTGTGGAGTAATCCTGAGTTAAATTTATGCAAGTGTTAACTACTACATTCGTCTTGGATCATaattcaaaagggaaaaaaaaaaaaaaacagaaaaggagaTGAGTTTCTAAGTGCTATAAAAGACGTCACCGGAAAATGCATAATGTAAAATCTCATAAAGATGATCCACCCCACTTTGGATGAAGAAACACACCACAAAAGTACCCAGCAcacttgttttcttctttttatagTGTAGGATATTTCAGCTTGCCCATCCCTGGGGAATGTGTTGGGATGCAAGTGTTTTCAATGTGAGCCTTTTACCATGGCTGGTTCAAGAACCCTGTAGAAAGAAGAAGGCAATTGCTAGCACAATCAAATGTAaaaatgttcctaatctatcATTGAAAAGCTGTCAATGAGCTGGGATAATGACAATGATAGTGGTGATGATCATCCTCTTGTAGGCTAGACAAtaccttttccttttttcctcaTGGGTAACTCAAAAAGCAAAAAGTAGAAACTCAACAGCCTACTTAGCACACTTTACCTGCCAATTAAATGCTGCCATGTACTGTTCTGGATAATCTGATTGCTGAATATTACCGATTTCATGTCTACAAAAGCTGACTAATCACTAAATCAACTAAAGCTCTGCTGGCCAAGTCAATTCACTATTTGCATCATTAGAAGTGACTTTCCCATGCTCCATGTCCACCACTCGAAGTGAATTGATAACTGAACTTGGTTATATGAGCTCCCCAAAACCTTTGAATACATCTTCATCTATGTTTCACGGATATGGATGGCTGTCAATATTAGATACTAACATAGAGTGCCAGATTCGACGAACCCAGAAAAAAGGATCCTGGTTTCAGCAATATGTAGTTAAGAACAAATATTTTATAaatgaaaataatttaattaGGAAGAAGACAATAAATATCTAGAAAACCTTCAAGGTCTTAAGCGTTTATTAAAATTGAGAAGGAGAAACAAAATGGCACTTGATAGCTTATCTCATTTATAAGTACTTGTACAGATTTAAGaataattttctaaaaaataaatttgatttatGTTTGGTTCTACTATTTTTAATCTTTCTTTAATACAGTGCATCCAGGAAAGAATTATATGGGAAGAGGGTTCTTTATGTCTAGGTCTCTAAATGGTTCAATTCGATAGGATTCAGTTGCACGAAGAATCGTACAATGTCTTCCAAGCATCCATATGCATGTGGATGTTGGATACTTCGAACACATGATAGTTTCCTACTTACGAATCCATGTAGCATAGCTCCTAACACTTCCAATCATATATCAACACCTCTTGACAATGGGAAAAGCTCATCTGAGCTGTGTCCATTACAGTAGTTGCAAGTGACATCTGAACTGTTGTAACACCAATGAAAGTCACATTCCTTCAAGATCCATACTTTACATACTTCCAGTACCATGATTGTataaatctgtaaactcagtgGTAAGCAGAGCAACTTCGATATGCTTGAAGAACCCAAGCTTTATATATATCACAAGTACACTACGGAGACAATGTTTGCTTCTCTTAATTAATCCCCAAGGGGGTCAGAAAAAATCAACAAAGTATCTCCATCGTGAATACTGTGTACAATACCGGATACTCCATGGGATGACATGCCTCTACATCATGGTTTCAAGTCAAATTAACATCAAATTATTCTATAAAGTACTTCATTGCTTGGATcccaccagaaaaaaaaaaaattacttggGGGTCATTTTGCATGCTGGTGGTTCCAATCAAATCGATAGGATTAACCTCTGTTTCAAGTGGGAACAAAACAAAACTTATTGAAAAATCGAGTCCTTTTAATGCCTTCTTGCTTTCGTGTGACATTTCCGATAACgcttgaaattttcattttcaacttctttcagattaaaaaaaaaaagggattcgGCCTTGGGTCCAAACTGGCCTAACTAAGCCAACATACAAATTGTCACCATTGAAGTTGAACCTAGCAAAGCTGATATCCTGCATTCTGTTTCTGGGGGTCAATCATCTATCATCGTCATTGTTGGTGATTGAATAATCTAATTGTTAGGATCATGAGCTTCAGTGCTTGACTTCCATTATAACCATTTGTATTTTTCCATATCCTGTTGCTGCTTAGAATTTGAGATTTGTTCAGCCTCCATTGAAGCATGCAATGTGTTATATTATATGTGGTTATACACAAATTTCATACCCAAACTTGGTAGTTGGATGAACTAGTGTGTCTTCATGATTCAATCATTCTCATAGTCTGCATCATCTGACCAAAATGCTTCTTTGGAATCATTAGCAATCCATGGTGGACCAAATAAATGCTTCAAGATGATTATTTGACCTATTTTGTCTGTCTGATCTTGATTATCTACTT contains:
- the LOC131237432 gene encoding protein SPA, chloroplastic, with amino-acid sequence MSVAPRLYSPFLHPFPYSHPKLSLPLSSSSHNHTIRRNQRPPTSYPSIRAVDLDQNTLVAVSVGVVSVAIGIGIPIFYESQIDNAAKRENTQPCFPCSGSGAQQCRFCMGSGSVTVELGGSEAEVSRCINCDGAGTLTCTTCQGSGIQPRYLDRREFKDDD